Proteins from a genomic interval of Plasmodium reichenowi strain SY57 chromosome 11, whole genome shotgun sequence:
- a CDS encoding phosphatidylinositol-4-phosphate 5-kinase, putative: MGNKLTCGEIRNDGVRGLKNAYNFELNKSNICVENSTTCDNSYDEENYFYRYENVSYVEEGEERKREYSEDEIKEEVEIVVDNNNNNNNNNKNMYNYHNEIKDKNKLVKKRENQYIDKKYMINVKRILMYIKEYEEDFLCFFKKNNATSIIYLKYIVLNYKTYIMIIEKGVIYIGEVNEKNEKNGLGIIITPDQCIYIGEFEEDKITGFGLYIHYSKSKYIGYWRRGKANRYGIFIHPDGTFYKGFWLNDKQNKNGIEYVYNNYVYIGNYCKGEKNEFGIFVWNNECMYMGNIKNNYFFNRGIYFFNKYKIYIGKWKSNCVDGKCEIIWKDNRQFFGYHLNNLKQGLGIYKWDDGRIYFGNWLNNKQHGSGIFIIIKNFKEYEHYIQYPIFLLFKNTEKIKKNFLLNLSKENIFHKGNIGKYFHNLLNNYDNYNFYNFLFNLLYINFYDLCSTFFDYIKKKNIIHFKTNHNFYNIIKDHICLIADHYFNNKVSNNKIAQADSSFSFLLTDTHDREKNRDQKYIMNHNNYNNHNNYNNHNNYNNHNNHNNHNNYNNHNNYNNHNNHMDDYQKYPSPNNINMKNNENEMLIHNTNNQKYNTLYNQTTGCDNEKIIVDKQKYENNKILKGYENDQGPEHHKISSPTTHQKINRTSNVLPFQDIQRLILYINSINLNDMSEKDINKHNPIFSYASKNILLKYGKWKNGKLKKWLYASDDSISVVNRDTINNDINVLSYNGKSKGGRIKHFFKNKTGGDSNNNMEINHKVNSNNNSNISSNISSNISSNISSNISSNISSNISSNISRNISRKHNSYSFSSPSSSSTKSLYKTMKKKKKKKKCINEKIYDPAHGIQKDIKSKGLIPQNDNNKYIYHKKEKKKDISYDNDHYCYHSDEDDNIYLHDEEKKNIHVPHDIKNIENDNMEKYIKPQGINHKFSNDYNFKQHHLSFIHNIKEYNDIQLHENRNIKKYKKKNEKKKKNKLNNKLMYYKYSYITTSTSDHRISNKSPNSISSLNVSVNSSIQSLEDKRKDKTHNSTRNYLNDKRVVTDISYKHIQKENKEQTEITYVNNIMKENEKHQNDDEDIKNVEKINRVNNINTKENINQINKNEKMNSFEKTGDNNMTYVNLDDMKKKNKQNGIIKKKGIIRQNKMNRKETISNESLMNQMDTDKRNLTNTRNTKNSTLPYKYKNYDLPKKGFSLIWSLKKSRRNSPLSTKEKIMYQNNDQSCDDHYDKKYVQNNEITDNQQKKKTFFRNFLSVNKKKKKKNTH; the protein is encoded by the coding sequence atgGGAAATAAGCTCACGTGCGGAGAAATAAGGAACGACGGCGTGAGAGGATTAAAAAATGCATATAATTTCGAATTGAATAAGTCTAATATTTGTGTAGAAAATAGTACAACGTGTGACAATAGTTATGATGAAgagaattatttttatcgTTACGAAAATGTAAGCTATGTAGAAGAAGGagaagaaagaaaaagagAATATAGTGAAgatgaaataaaagaagaagtTGAAATTGTtgttgataataataataataataataataataataaaaatatgtataattacCATAATGAGATTaaggataaaaataaattagtgaaaaaaagagagaatcaatatatagataaaaagtatatgataaatgttaaaagaatattaatGTATATTAAAGAATATGAAGAGGATTTTTTATGCTtcttcaaaaaaaataatgcAACAAgtatcatatatttaaaatacaTTGTATTAAACTATAAGacatatattatgataatcGAGAAGGgtgttatatatataggagaagtaaatgaaaaaaatgagaaaaaCGGTTTAggtataataataacacCAGATCAATGTATCTACATAGGTGAATTTGAAGAAGATAAAATAACAGGCTTTGGATtgtatatacattattctaaaagtaaatatataggTTATTGGAGAAGAGGGAAAGCAAATAGATATggtatatttatacatcCTGATGGAACATTTTATAAAGGTTTTTGGTTAAAtgataaacaaaataagAACGGTATtgaatatgtatataataattatgtatatatagGTAATTATTGTAAAGGGGAAAAAAATGAGTTTGGTATTTTTGTATGGAATAATGAATGTATGTATATGGgcaatataaaaaataattatttttttaatagaggtatttatttttttaataaatataaaatctATATAGGTAAATGGAAATCAAATTGTGTAGATGGTAAATGTGAAATAATTTGGAAAGATAATAGACAATTTTTTGGATATCATttgaataatttaaaaCAAGGATtaggtatatataaatggGATGATGGAAGAATTTATTTTGGTAACTGGTTAAACAATAAACAACATGGTTCTGgtatctttattataattaaaaactttaaagaatatgaacattatatacaatatcctatttttcttttatttaaaaatacagaaaaaatcaaaaaaaattttcttcttaatctttcaaaagaaaatatatttcataaaggaaatattggtaaatattttcataaccttctaaataattatgataattataatttttataatttcttgtttaatttgttgtatattaatttttatgatttatGTTCTACGTTCtttgattatataaagaaaaaaaacataattCATTTTAAGACTAATcacaatttttataatataattaaagaTCATATATGTCTAATAGCAGATCATTATTTCAATAATAAAGTTAGTAATAACAAAATCGCACAAGCGgattcttctttttcttttcttctCACAGATACACATGATAGAGAAAAGAATAGAGATCAAAAGTATATTATgaatcataataattataataatcataataattataataatcataataattataataatcataataatcataataatcataataattataataatcataataattataataatcataataatcatatgGATGATTATCAAAAATATCCCTCTCcgaataatataaacatgAAAAACAACGAAAATGAAATGTTGATTCATAATACTAATAATCAAAAGTATAATACATTGTATAATCAAACGACAGGTTgtgataatgaaaaaataatcgttgataaacaaaaatatgaaaataataaaattttaaaaggCTATGAAAATGACCAAGGTCCAGAGCATCACAAAATAAGTAGCCCTACTACTCATCAGAAAATAAATAGGACGTCTAATGTATTACCATTCCAAGATATACAACGTTTAAtactttatataaattcaataaatttaaatgatatGAGTGAAAAGGACATAAATAAGCATAATCCCATATTTTCCTATGCTtctaaaaatattcttttgaAATATGGTAAATGGAAAAATGGGAAGCTCAAAAAATGGCTCTATGCTAGTGATGACAGTATAAGTGTTGTTAATAGGGATACcataaataatgatataaatgttttatCGTACAACGGAAAAAGTAAAGGCGGCAGAattaaacatttttttaagaataaGACTGGAGGTGATAGTAACAACAATATGGAAATAAACCATAAAGTTAacagtaataataatagtaatattaGTAGCAATATTAGTAGCAATATTAGTAGCAATATTAGTAGCAATATTAGTAGTAATATTAGTAGTAATATTAGTAGTAATATTAGTAGGAATATTAGTAGGAAGCATAACAGTTACTCTTTCTCATCCCCTTCGTCATCTTCCACAAAGAGCCTATACAAAacaatgaaaaaaaaaaaaaaaaaaaaaaaatgcattaatgaaaaaatatatgacCCAGCACATGGAATTCAAAAGGACATCAAAAGTAAAGGGCTAATTCCACagaatgataataataaatatatttatcataaaaaggaaaaaaaaaaagatatatcATATGATAATGATCACTATTGTTATCATAGTgatgaagatgataatatatatttgcatgatgaagaaaaaaaaaatattcatgTACCTcatgatataaaaaatatagaaaatgacaatatggaaaaatatataaaaccTCAAGGAATAAATCATAAATTCAGtaatgattataatttcAAACAACACCATTTATCCTTTATccataatataaaagaatacAATGATATACAACTACATGAAAACcgaaatataaaaaaatataaaaaaaaaaatgagaaaaaaaaaaaaaataaattaaacAATAAGTTGatgtattataaatattcatatattacAACTAGTACGAGTGATCATCGTATTTCAAACAAATCACCTAATTCGATATCTTCTTTGAATGTCAGTGTGAATAGTAGTATACAATCCTTAGAagataaaagaaaagataAAACGCACAACAGTACTAGGAATTATCTAAACGATAAACGTGTTGTCACAGATATTTCTTATAAGCATatacaaaaagaaaataaagaacAGACTGAAATAACGtatgttaataatatcatgaaagaaaatgaaaaacaccaaaatgatgatgaagatataaaaaatgtagaaaaaataaacagagtgaacaatataaatacgaaagaaaatataaaccAAATTAATAAGAACGAAAAAATGAATTCTTTTGAAAAAACTGGTGATAACAATATGACATATGTTAACTTGGAtgatatgaaaaaaaaaaacaaacaaaatgggataataaaaaaaaaaggaattataagacaaaataaaatgaatagAAAGGAAACAATCTCAAATGAAAGTCTTATGAATCAAATGGACACAgataaaagaaatttaacaaatacaagaaatacaaaaaattcTACCTTGccatataaatacaaaaattatgattTACCAAAAAAGGGTTTCTCATTAATCTGGAGTCTTAAAAAAAGTAGGAGAAATTCACCTTTATctacaaaagaaaaaattatgtatcaaaataatgatCAAAGTTGTGACGATcattatgataaaaaatatgttcaaaataatgaaataacAGATAatcaacaaaaaaaaaaaaccttTTTTAGAAACTTTCTAAGTgttaacaaaaaaaaaaaaaaaaaaaacacgCACTAA
- a CDS encoding RNA methyltransferase, putative, with translation MSNAEALNDNKNDEDEYKEKTLNLFDNDNFVLNNTDEEEYASNSYDNIEDDEDEELDNDEEGIEDSLSSDNMSYDDLASQHDDDKYNEEETFNEDETFNEDDNYNEENKYKDDEGSDEGYMKKIDGKSLGLTKRMKKIYINKKENIYHNQIGVYKNEKLMKNEDIEDRMKYLLILLNDTKKNNIKIERSTIINELLFYYTYYYEYSKEMIKYLYYIFDIKELYLFLEINNMPKEIHLRTNTLKITRNNLIKILKNQNVSVQEGESWNNVGITIKDVNTNVGSLNEYLYGYYIIQSSSSLIPVLELNIQEDDMVLDMCAAPGGKCTFMCTLKKNRGVVYANDINKLRCKAIEAHASRMGINNLIVTCIDALKIQKHLTFQFDKILLDAPCSGTGVVNKNKTARRKTIKEIRDLAQKQKILLNNAINLLKNGGIIVYSTCSISVEENEQVINYILKKRDVNLLPTHINIGDPGITQYRKKQFSSKISLCKRIYLHKHNHDNFFIAKLIKRSDAVFTNKDNNSNKKKKNKDKGKKKKKQQNDNLNNISETNLNQQPNLTNHQNVEINKNNKLTNKKKEKKKKKKKKKENINKHKNEKEQQTLNVPKKKEHFKINNKEINKKNKKYKKDKEGKKEKKNKKNKKDIKNKV, from the coding sequence atgtcAAACGCTGAGGCATTAAATGATAACaaaaatgatgaagatgaaTATAAGGAAAAAACCCTTAACCTGTTTGACAATGATAATTTTGTATTAAATAATACTGATGAAGAAGAATATGCTTCAAATAgttatgataatattgaagatgatgaagatgaaGAACTAGACAATGATGAGGAAGGTATAGAAGATTCTCTATCAAGTGATAATATGAGTTATGACGATTTGGCTAGTCAACATGACGAcgataaatataatgaagaGGAAACATTTAATGAAGATGAAACATTTAATGAagatgataattataatgaggaaaataaatataaagatgACGAAGGTAGTGATGAAGGttatatgaaaaagatCGATGGAAAATCACTCGGTTTAACAAAAAggatgaagaaaatatatataaataaaaaagaaaatatttatcataatcAAATTGGAGTAtacaaaaatgaaaaacTTATGAAGAATGAAGATATTGAAGATAGgatgaaatatttattaatattattaaatgatacaaagaaaaataatattaaaatagAACGATCTACAATTATTAATGAActacttttttattatacttattattatgaatattcTAAAGAAATgattaaatatttatattatatatttgatataaaagaactttatctttttcttgaaataaataacatgCCTAAAGAAATACATTTAAGAACAAatacattaaaaataacaagAAATAAtcttattaaaattttgaaaaatcAAAATGTGTCAGTACAAGAAGGAGAATCATGGAATAATGTAGGAATAACTATAAAAGATGTTAATACTAATGTCGGTTCATTAAATGAATATCTTTATggttattatattatacaatCATCTTCATCTCTTATCCCAGTTCTtgaattaaatatacaagAAGATGATATGGTCTTAGATATGTGTGCTGCACCAGGTGGAAAATGTACTTTCATGTGTACccttaaaaaaaatagagGAGTTGTTTATGcaaatgatataaataaattaagaTGTAAAGCTATAGAAGCACATGCTTCAAGAATGGGAATAAATAATCTAATCGTCACGTGTATAGATGCTttaaaaattcaaaaaCATTTAACATTTCAATTtgataaaattttattagaTGCTCCATGTAGTGGTACAGGTGttgttaataaaaataaaactgCAAGAAGAAAAActataaaagaaataagaGATCTTGCtcaaaaacaaaaaatacttttaaataatgcaattaatcttttaaaaaatggaGGAATTATTGTATATTCTACTTGTAGTATAAGTGTAGAAGAAAATGAACAAGtcataaattatatactCAAAAAAAGAGATGTGAATTTATTACCAAcacatattaatatagGTGACCCTGGAATAACTCAATATAGGAAAAAACAATTCTCAAGCAAAATCTCCTTATGTAAAAGAATCTATTTACATAAACATAATCATGATAACTTCTTTATAGCCAAACTAATCAAAAGATCCGACGCAGTATTTActaataaagataataattcaaataaaaaaaagaaaaacaaagacaaaggaaaaaaaaaaaaaaaacaacaaaatgataatcttaataatatatcagAAACAAATCTTAACCAACAACCAAATCTAACAAACCATCAAAATGTTGAAAtcaacaaaaataataaattgacaaataaaaagaaagagaaaaagaaaaagaaaaagaaaaagaaagaaaatattaataaacataaaaatgaaaaagaacAACAAACATTAAATGTTCCCAAAAAAAAGgaacattttaaaataaacaataaggaaataaataaaaaaaataaaaaatataagaaagATAAGGAAGGAAAgaaggaaaagaaaaataaaaaaaataagaaagatattaagaataaagtataa
- a CDS encoding A/G-specific adenine glycosylase, putative — protein MMKNESTQKDKFNNIKEEEGVTLPNVQSDYHYSFLQRYSIELKKDLLNWYYKYRRKLPWRGDEPPFTTSVQLYENKKQVDIRCFFGNHKRDEIKIKNSNSDNVKNHEKIKGTKIIKIKKEYNELSLERCKRLKKEDKDEEKKYNSLSDSLKSENIKSLHDKINNNNNNNNDDDVVDKNNCNISFLVHKEEKKHNFINNLMYDKEHLSTKGYQIYISEIMLQQTKVHTVLNFYLKWMNKWNNIFDLAKCNLDDVLILWKGLGYYNRAKNLLECCKIVVDKYNGIFPNDLKLLKTLPGIGDYTSKAICIHLYNRKDICIDTNIIRIFSRITDTINYYNSGALLKHCEKVSEILCSGESNYSDLSQALMDLGSSVCNNSPDCSQCPINKYCMIYLKSNKKKQHNLFNTKHPEHCNLCVNDRNVEIKYVPLAKRKKKTDKICLVLLIKQDDKKKKNNMNKNSCTKKLEKKKTASRQIKESYLEDTYMMIKNTDSNLFSMHYLFPFILLDTYDKNDCVKHFNDLLKSLNVTNSEKDRYLYINNFKHKFSHLTYHTHIYLCTVSDWENITKNNEERKWVILKDIR, from the exons atgatgaaaaatGAATCTACTCAAAAAGATAAATTCAACAACAttaaagaagaagaagGCGTGACCTTACCAAATGTACAATCGGATTATCATTATAGCTTTTTACAAAGGTATAGTATTGAGCTTAAAAAAGATTTACTAAATTGGTATTACAAATATAGACGAAAATTACCATGGAGAGGTGATGAACCCCCTTTTACAACCAGTGTTCAATTGTATGAGAACAAAAAACAAGTGGATATTAGATGTTTTTTTGGTAACCATAAAAGGGATgagataaaaataaaaaacagTAACTCAGATAATGTTAAAAATCATGAGAAAATAAAAGgtacaaaaattataaaaataaaaaaagaatataatgaGTTATCATTAGAAAGATGTAAAAGATTAAAAAAGGAAGATAAGGAtgaggaaaaaaaatataattcgTTGAGCGATTCATTAAAAAGTGAGAATATTAAATCATTAcatgataaaataaataataataataataataataatgatgatgatgtggttgataaaaataattgtaATATTTCTTTCCTAGTTCATAAAGAGGAAAAGAaacataattttataaataatctTATGTATGATAAAGAACATTTAAGTACCAAAGGGTATCAAATATACATTAGTGAAATTATGCTTCAACAAACTAAAGTACATACCgttttaaatttttatttaaaatggATGAATAAATggaataatatttttgatttAGCAAAATGTAATTTAGATGATGTATTAATTTTGTGGAAAGGATTGGGATATTATAACAGAGCTAAAAACCTTTTGGAATGTTGTAAAATTGTTgttgataaatataatggTATATTTCCAAATGATTTAAAATTGTTAAAAACACTACCTGGTATAGGTGATTATACTTCAAAAGCTATTTGTATACATCTATATAATAGGAAGGATATATGTATTgatacaaatattataagaatattttcTCGTATTACTGATActataaattattataattcaGGCGCATTATTAAAACATTGCGAAAAAGTTAGCGAAATATTATGTTCAGGGGAATCCAATTATTCTGACCTTAGTCAGGCATTAATGGATTTAGGCTCAAGTGTGTGCAACAATTCACCTGACTGTTCACAATGTccaataaataaatattgtatgatttatttaaaatcaaataaaaagaaacaacataatttatttaatacGAAACATCCAGAACATTGTAACTTATGTGTTAATGATCGAAATGTTGAAATTAAATATGTTCCTTTAGctaaaaggaaaaaaaaaaccgATAAAATATGTCTTGTTTTGTTAATAAAACAAGatgacaaaaaaaaaaaaaataatatgaataaaaatagcTGTACAAAAAAGctagaaaaaaaaaaaacagcTAGCCGTCAAATTAAGGAGTCCTATTTAGAAGATACATATATGATGATTAAAAACACTGACTCGAATTTATTTTCCATGCATTATTTATTTCCATTTATATTACTTGATACGTATGATAAGAATGATTGTGTGAAG CATTTTAATGATCTTTTAAAAAGCCTGAATGTGACAAATTCGGAAAAAGACCGTTACCtatat ataAATAATTTCAAACACAAATTTTCTCATCTTACTTATCACACgcacatatatttatgtacTGTTTCCGATTGG gaaaatataactaaaaataatgaagaaagGAAATGGGTTATACTGAAAGATATCAGg